The Acidimicrobiales bacterium nucleotide sequence CTACCTTCGGGCGGTGGTCGACGACCTCGAGGTGCCCGGCCGCCACCCCGAGGCCCGGGCCGAGGTGGACTCCGAGCCCGACACCGCCGCTCTGCACCGCCGGCTCCGGGAGCTCGATCCCGTGGCCGCCGCCCGCATGGAGCCCACCAACCGCCGGCGGGTGGTGCGGGCGCTGGAGGTGACCCTCGGCAGCGGTCGGCCCTTCTCGTCGTTCGGGCCGGGCCTCGACGCCTACCCGCCCGCCGGGGTCGCTCAGGTCGGCCTCCGCCTGGACCCGATGGTGCTCGACCGCCGCATCGACGAGCGCGTCACGGCCATGGTCGAGGCAGGGCTGCTGGACGAGGTGCGGGCCCTAGCTGCCCGCCCGGGCGGGTTGTCGCGCACTGCCCGCCAGGCGCTGGGCTACCGCGAGCTGCTCGACCACCTCGAGGGGAGGACGACCTTCGACGAGGCGGTAGCCGAGGTCGTGACCCGCACCCGGCGCTTCGCACGGCGCCAGGTCCGCTGGTTCCGGCGGGACCCTCGCATCCGGTGGGTCGACGTGGGCGAGAACGGGCTCGTGCCCGACGACGAGGTGCTGGGAGACTGGTCGCGATGCAGCTGACCAAGCACCACGGCCTCGGGAACGACTTCCTCGTGCTGCTCGACCTCGAGGGCACCACGCCCATCGACGCCGGGCTGGCCCAGGCGGTGTGCGACCGTCGGCGCGGCGTCGGCGCCGACGGGCTCATCAGGGTGTCGCCCGGCTCCGGTGGGACCGATGTCGCCATGACGCTGCTCAACAGCGACGGCGGCCGGGCCG carries:
- the miaA gene encoding tRNA (adenosine(37)-N6)-dimethylallyltransferase MiaA, producing MSPAPPLALVGPTASGKSALAHRVARRAGDVEIVSVDSMQVYRGMDIGTAKPTRVEQAKVRHHLIDLVEPDEDFSLSRFQAAAREALADIAGRGRRALLVGGTGLYLRAVVDDLEVPGRHPEARAEVDSEPDTAALHRRLRELDPVAAARMEPTNRRRVVRALEVTLGSGRPFSSFGPGLDAYPPAGVAQVGLRLDPMVLDRRIDERVTAMVEAGLLDEVRALAARPGGLSRTARQALGYRELLDHLEGRTTFDEAVAEVVTRTRRFARRQVRWFRRDPRIRWVDVGENGLVPDDEVLGDWSRCS